From Arvicanthis niloticus isolate mArvNil1 chromosome 22, mArvNil1.pat.X, whole genome shotgun sequence, the proteins below share one genomic window:
- the LOC143436419 gene encoding olfactory receptor 6C75, with the protein MPLEADTIMRNSTAVTDFILLGLTDDPQWQTVVFTFLLVTYMLSVTGNLIIIILTLSDAHLMTPMYFFLRNFSLLEISFTSVCIPRFLVTIVTGDRTISYNGCVAQLFFFIFLGVTEFYLLAAMSYDRYVAICKPLHYTTIMSNRVCILLVFSSWFAGFLIIFPPIILLLQLDFCASNIIDHFICDSSPILQLSCSNTHFLELMAFLLAVVTLMVTLTLIILSYTNIIRTILRIPSTNQRKKAFSTCSSHMIVVSLSYGSCIFMYIKPSARERVTLSKGVAVLNTSVAPLLNPFIYTLRNQQVKQAFKTMIQRTLFSSKKLT; encoded by the coding sequence ATGCCTTTAGAAGCAGACACTATTATGAGAAATTCCACAGCAGTGACAGATTTTATTCTTCTTGGACTGACAGATGATCCACAGTGGCAGACTGTGGTTTTCACATTTCTTCTTGTTACCTACATGCTAAGTGTGACTGGGAACCTCATCATTATCATCCTCACTCTCTCAGATGCCCATCTGATGACAcccatgtatttctttcttcGCAATTTCTCACTCCTAGAAATATCATTCACATCTGTCTGCATCCCCAGATTCCTCGTTACTATTGTAACAGGAGACAGAACTATTTCCTACAATGGTTGTGTGGCTCAgctattctttttcattttcttgggaGTGACAGAATTTTACCTTCTGGCTGCCATGTCCTATGATCGTTATGTGGCCATCTGTAAACCTCTACACTACACAACAATCATGAGCAACCGTGTGTGCATTCTTCTTGTCTTTAGCTCATGGTTTGCAGGATTCCTGATTAtctttccaccaattatccttctGTTACAGTTAGACTTCTGTGCCTCCAACATAATTGACCACTTTATCTGTGACTCTTCTCCAATTTTGCAGCTTTCTTGTTCAAACACTCACTTTCTAGAACTCATGGCATTTTTGTTAGCTGTGGTAACACTCATGGTCACCTTGACATTAATTATTCTTTCCTACACAAATATTATCCGGACAATTCTGAGAATTCCTTctacaaatcaaagaaaaaaggcCTTTTCAACTTGTTCCTCCCATATGATAGTTGTCTCCCTCTCCTATGGCAGCTGCATCTTCATGTACATTAAGCCTTCTGCAAGGGAGAGGGTGACTTTAAGCAAAGGAGTAGCTGTGCTCAACACTTCAGTGGCTCCTCTCCTGAACCCCTTCATCTATACACTGAGGAACCAGCAAGTGAAGCAAGCCTTCAAAACCATGATCCAGCGGACCctcttttcttcaaagaaattaACGTGA